The Pseudomonadota bacterium genome contains a region encoding:
- a CDS encoding type II toxin-antitoxin system HicA family toxin, translated as MSDWSTTKARRVLAALCRIGWNTKRQRGSHRILERDDWPDYVWAFHDGVEIGPRMLARIAKHTGLSPDDL; from the coding sequence GTGAGCGACTGGTCCACGACCAAAGCGCGGCGCGTGCTTGCAGCGTTGTGCCGGATCGGCTGGAACACCAAGCGGCAGCGGGGCTCGCACCGCATCCTCGAACGCGATGATTGGCCTGATTACGTCTGGGCCTTCCACGATGGCGTGGAGATCGGCCCCAGGATGCTCGCTCGCATTGCCAAGCACACGGGTCTGAGCCCCGACGATCTTTAG
- a CDS encoding type II toxin-antitoxin system HicB family antitoxin has product MSLSIELEQEVDGCWIAEIPALPGVLAYGESRDEALKAVQSLALRVVADRLENGESVPPVLLQVFSPAA; this is encoded by the coding sequence ATGAGCTTGTCGATCGAGCTGGAGCAGGAAGTGGACGGGTGCTGGATCGCGGAGATTCCAGCGCTTCCGGGTGTATTGGCGTATGGCGAAAGCCGTGACGAAGCGCTCAAGGCGGTGCAGAGCCTGGCGCTGCGGGTCGTTGCCGACCGGCTGGAGAACGGCGAGTCGGTGCCTCCGGTACTGCTTCAAGTCTTTTCGCCAGCAGCGTGA